The following are from one region of the Paenibacillus sabinae T27 genome:
- a CDS encoding lasso peptide biosynthesis PqqD family chaperone, with protein MIKQTKILSIDTVLVQCEGNIVSDMDGEKVMLSVQQGKYYNLGQVGGDIWSIISTPRSVQEIIIALQQIYEIDADICEQDVIPFLQHLLTEDLIRVADAG; from the coding sequence ATGATCAAACAAACCAAGATTTTATCGATAGATACCGTCCTTGTTCAATGCGAGGGCAATATTGTCAGCGATATGGATGGCGAAAAAGTGATGCTCAGCGTACAACAGGGAAAGTATTATAACCTCGGACAGGTTGGCGGCGATATCTGGAGCATTATCAGCACTCCGCGGTCTGTTCAGGAGATTATCATAGCACTTCAGCAAATCTATGAAATTGACGCCGACATTTGCGAACAGGACGTCATTCCTTTTTTACAGCATCTGTTGACAGAAGATTTGA